A single Penaeus chinensis breed Huanghai No. 1 chromosome 42, ASM1920278v2, whole genome shotgun sequence DNA region contains:
- the LOC125048014 gene encoding dephospho-CoA kinase-like: MFLVGLTGGIATGKSTVSLMMKELGVPVVDADLIARQIVEPGKKAWKKIREVFGEEVFQESGEIDRAKLGAVVFADVEKRRAINKITHPLIYSEIRSQVFRHLLKGEQFVVLDLPLLYESNKVSSYLYKTIVVACEDEIQLERLLTRNQYTEKEAIARIEAQMPLEKKCSMAEIIIENSGSLANTRKQVEGIVRLLRNSNRHIHNRVVYGGMLLAFILLVVFLLYWFCLG, from the exons ATGTTTTTAGTTGGCCTAACGGGGGGCATTGCCACCGGGAAGAGCACAGTGAGCTTGATGATGAAAGAGCTCGGGGTCCCTGTGGTTGATGCGGATCTCATCGCTAGACAAA TCGTAGAACCTGGAAAGAAAGCTTGGAAGAAGATCCGCGAAGTTTTTGGAGAGGAGGTCTTTCAGGAATCAG GCGAAATAGACAGAGCAAAACTAGGTGCTGTGGTGTTTGCAGACGTAGAGAAGCGAAGGGCAATCAACAAAATCACGCATCCCCTGATTTATAGTGAAATAAGGTCTCAGGTCTTCAGGCACCTACTGAAAG GTGAACAGTTTGTGGTGTTGGATCTTCCCTTGCTCTATGAAAGCAACAAGGTGTCTTCATATCTATACAAGACCATTGTTGTGGCATG TGAAGATGAGATTCAGCTAGAGCGTTTACTGACAAGAAATCAGTACACAGAGAAAGAAGCCATTGCCCGCATTGAAGCCCAGATGCCGCTTGAGAAGAAATGTTCCATGGCTGAAATTATAATTGAAAACTCAGGAAGTCTGGCAAATACAAG GAAACAAGTGGAAGGCATAGTGAGATTATTAAGAAATTCCAATCGCCACATCCACAACCGCGTGGTATACGGAGGCATGCTCCTAGCCTTCATCTTGCTAGTG